The Caldicellulosiruptor changbaiensis genome has a segment encoding these proteins:
- a CDS encoding GH39 family glycosyl hydrolase, with protein sequence MKITINYGKKLEKINKFWTKCVGSCHATTALREDWRKQLKKCRDELGFEYVRFHGWLNDDMSVCFRNDDGLLSFSFFNIDSIIGFLLEIGMKPFIELSFMPEALASGTKTVFHYKGNITPPKSYEEWGQLIEELARHLISRYGKNEVREWFFEVWNEPNLKDFFWAGTMEEYFKLYKYAAFAIKKVDSELKVGGPATAIDAWIPELKDFCTKNSVPIDFISTHQYPTDLAFSTSSNMEEAMAKAKRGELAERVKKALEEAYPLPVYYTEWNNSPSPRDPYHDIPYDAAFIVKTIIDIIDLPLGCYSYWTFTDIFEECGQSSLPFHGGFGLLNIHGIPKPSYRAFQILDKLSGERIEIEFEDKSPTIDCIAVQNEREIVLVISNHNVPLSPINTENIKVVLKGIKDCHEVFVERIDEYNANPKRVWLEMGSPTYLNREQIEELIKASELKKEKVSWGIVNNNNEVTFDLSVLPHSVVAVTIKNG encoded by the coding sequence ATGAAAATAACTATTAATTATGGAAAGAAACTTGAAAAAATAAACAAATTTTGGACAAAATGTGTTGGAAGCTGTCATGCAACAACTGCATTAAGAGAAGACTGGCGAAAGCAATTAAAAAAATGTCGTGATGAACTTGGTTTTGAGTATGTTCGATTTCACGGTTGGTTGAATGATGATATGAGTGTTTGTTTTAGGAATGATGATGGGCTACTTTCATTTTCATTCTTCAACATAGATTCTATAATTGGTTTTCTTTTGGAGATAGGTATGAAACCATTTATTGAACTAAGTTTTATGCCAGAAGCGTTAGCGTCAGGTACAAAAACAGTTTTCCATTACAAAGGAAATATAACACCGCCGAAATCTTATGAAGAATGGGGTCAGCTTATTGAGGAGTTAGCAAGGCATCTTATTAGCAGATATGGGAAAAATGAAGTAAGAGAATGGTTTTTTGAGGTATGGAACGAACCAAATCTAAAGGATTTCTTCTGGGCAGGAACAATGGAAGAATATTTTAAACTTTACAAATATGCAGCTTTTGCAATAAAGAAAGTGGACTCTGAACTAAAGGTTGGTGGACCAGCTACTGCAATCGATGCATGGATACCTGAACTAAAAGATTTTTGTACAAAAAATAGTGTTCCAATAGATTTTATTTCAACACATCAATATCCAACAGATTTAGCATTCAGTACAAGCTCAAATATGGAAGAGGCTATGGCAAAAGCAAAGAGAGGTGAATTAGCAGAGAGGGTAAAAAAGGCTTTAGAAGAAGCATATCCATTGCCTGTTTACTACACTGAATGGAATAACTCTCCAAGTCCTCGAGACCCATATCACGATATACCTTACGATGCAGCTTTTATTGTAAAAACAATAATTGATATTATAGATTTACCACTTGGGTGTTATTCTTATTGGACATTTACAGATATCTTTGAAGAATGTGGACAAAGCTCTTTACCTTTTCATGGGGGATTTGGGCTTCTAAATATTCATGGTATACCAAAACCATCCTATAGAGCATTTCAAATTTTAGATAAACTAAGCGGTGAGAGGATTGAGATAGAGTTTGAAGATAAAAGCCCAACCATTGATTGTATAGCTGTCCAGAATGAGAGAGAAATAGTACTCGTGATCTCAAACCATAATGTTCCACTGTCTCCTATTAATACCGAAAATATAAAAGTTGTTTTAAAAGGTATTAAGGATTGCCATGAAGTTTTTGTGGAGAGAATAGATGAATATAATGCCAATCCAAAAAGAGTATGGCTTGAAATGGGCAGTCCTACGTATCTCAATAGAGAACAGATTGAGGAGTTGATAAAAGCATCAGAACTGAAAAAAGAGAAAGTTTCATGGGGGATTGTGAATAATAATAATGAAGTTACATTTGATTTAAGTGTTTTACCTCACTCAGTTGTGGCTGTTACAATTAAGAATGGTTAA
- a CDS encoding endo-1,4-beta-xylanase has translation MKRKWTNILSIAVLSIAMVFFFTSCTIQSAVEQKKTVEEILGKIGESEDKTNSRGQPATMKENEVEDYALKDVYKDYFLVGAAINGYSVETAAINHSGMAAILKKHFNSTTLSNLMKPQYLLDYEATKASKDGMPVCKFDSCIPALQFYKEYGIEMRGHVLVWHNQTPEWFFLKDYDVSKPLVDAATMERRLESYIKQVIEFCQKNYPSVVYCWDVVNEAILDDGSWRETNNNWYTIMKEKYVEKAFYYARKYAKKDVALFYNDYNVFLPAKREAIYNLAQKLKEKGLIDGLGLQPTVGLNYPELDSDDIDSFKTTLKTFAKLGLQIHITELNFEIKGDESNRTPENLKKQADRYYEMMKLLLKEDTDNGGPCNITCVTVFGICDDYPLYKNFKQCMYLWDKNCNPKPCFYSFLQAGLDWKASLLSK, from the coding sequence ATGAAAAGAAAGTGGACAAATATCTTGTCCATTGCAGTGTTGAGCATTGCAATGGTTTTCTTTTTTACATCGTGTACTATTCAGTCTGCTGTAGAGCAGAAGAAAACTGTTGAGGAAATCTTGGGCAAAATAGGTGAGAGTGAGGACAAAACAAATTCAAGGGGGCAACCAGCAACAATGAAAGAGAATGAAGTTGAAGATTATGCTTTAAAAGATGTATATAAGGATTATTTCCTGGTTGGAGCGGCAATTAATGGCTATTCTGTTGAAACTGCTGCTATCAATCACTCTGGTATGGCTGCAATTTTAAAGAAACACTTTAACAGTACTACTCTCTCTAATTTGATGAAGCCCCAATACCTTTTAGATTATGAAGCTACAAAAGCAAGTAAAGATGGAATGCCAGTGTGTAAATTTGATAGCTGCATACCTGCTTTACAATTTTATAAGGAATATGGCATAGAAATGAGAGGACATGTGTTAGTATGGCATAATCAGACGCCAGAATGGTTTTTCCTCAAAGACTATGATGTATCGAAACCACTTGTAGATGCTGCTACTATGGAACGCCGGTTGGAAAGTTATATCAAACAGGTAATTGAATTTTGTCAAAAAAATTATCCCAGTGTTGTCTATTGCTGGGATGTTGTTAACGAAGCTATACTTGATGATGGTTCATGGAGAGAAACCAATAATAATTGGTATACCATTATGAAAGAAAAGTATGTGGAAAAGGCATTTTATTATGCAAGAAAATATGCCAAAAAAGATGTTGCCCTGTTTTACAATGATTACAATGTTTTTCTCCCTGCAAAGAGAGAAGCAATCTATAATCTTGCTCAGAAACTTAAAGAAAAAGGATTGATTGACGGGTTGGGTCTTCAACCTACAGTAGGCTTGAATTATCCTGAATTAGATTCTGATGATATAGATTCATTCAAAACGACATTAAAAACATTTGCAAAACTTGGCTTACAAATTCATATTACTGAGTTAAATTTTGAAATAAAGGGAGATGAGAGCAATCGTACTCCTGAAAATCTCAAAAAACAAGCAGATAGGTATTACGAAATGATGAAGTTATTATTGAAGGAAGATACTGATAATGGTGGGCCCTGCAACATAACTTGTGTTACTGTTTTTGGTATCTGTGACGATTATCCTCTATATAAAAATTTTAAACAGTGCATGTATCTTTGGGATAAAAATTGCAATCCTAAACCTTGTTTTTACTCATTTCTCCAAGCAGGTTTAGACTGGAAGGCATCTTTATTAAGCAAATAA
- a CDS encoding ABC transporter substrate-binding protein — protein sequence MTFLISSVIGINLINSKDVQARSVSKTVKVFTFYNGNTNDEPHPNLFDTPIGKEITKLTGVKLKIEYATGQDEATKIGLILASGDLPDLIYGGNEHGKLIEAKVLVPIENYIQKYGKYCKQIYSGKDLKRMKQQDGHIYFLTPHRNEISPDIKPDGFWLPIDLLEKAKWPKVRYWEDYLKLIRDYVKKNPKIEGYPTIGFTFITESWRFFTLENPPSYLMGYQNDGDVIVDPKTFEAKVYSTMEASKRYYRDLNKLWQEGLIDKEVFVQNYDTYLSKIAQGRVVGFYDQYWQFGYDAEESLKNAKKYNRLHISFPVVYRGVQRAKYVMRSPIGSRDGISITKKCKDPVGAFKFLDTLCSMEAQKLMYWGIKGVDYSVDKNGKMYLTDQQKKNREDPQYRRKRGLGYWWTFPHAYLKLQDGNYREPGFDPDYVYKNFTSAEKKVLDAYKAKTFMQLPFTDPPLETPYGFAWEINIPAERKDVTIAQQKMSEVRRKYLPRLVMAKPGEYDKIWNEFVKEFEKTNYKVYEKFKTEIIKWKVKNWN from the coding sequence ATGACATTTTTGATTTCTTCAGTTATAGGCATAAACTTAATAAATTCAAAAGATGTTCAAGCTCGGAGTGTATCGAAAACTGTAAAGGTTTTTACTTTTTACAATGGTAACACAAACGATGAGCCACATCCAAATCTTTTCGATACACCTATTGGTAAGGAAATTACAAAGCTTACAGGGGTGAAGCTTAAAATTGAATATGCAACTGGTCAGGATGAGGCTACAAAAATTGGTTTAATACTTGCATCAGGTGATTTACCAGATTTAATATATGGTGGGAATGAACATGGAAAATTAATAGAAGCTAAGGTTCTTGTGCCTATCGAAAATTATATTCAAAAATATGGAAAGTATTGCAAACAAATTTACTCTGGCAAAGATTTAAAGAGAATGAAACAACAAGATGGGCATATCTACTTTTTAACCCCGCATAGAAACGAAATTTCACCAGATATAAAACCTGATGGTTTTTGGTTGCCAATTGATTTGCTTGAGAAGGCTAAATGGCCAAAGGTTAGGTATTGGGAAGATTATCTCAAGTTGATAAGAGATTACGTTAAAAAGAACCCTAAAATCGAAGGATATCCTACAATTGGTTTCACATTTATTACTGAGAGTTGGAGATTCTTTACATTAGAAAATCCACCTTCATACCTAATGGGTTACCAAAACGATGGGGATGTTATAGTTGATCCAAAAACTTTCGAAGCTAAGGTGTATTCAACTATGGAAGCTTCAAAAAGATATTACAGAGATTTAAATAAACTATGGCAAGAAGGATTAATAGACAAAGAAGTATTTGTACAGAATTATGATACTTATCTTTCAAAAATTGCTCAAGGTAGAGTAGTTGGGTTTTATGATCAATATTGGCAATTTGGGTACGATGCAGAGGAATCATTAAAAAATGCCAAAAAATACAATAGACTGCATATTTCTTTCCCAGTTGTTTACAGAGGTGTACAACGTGCTAAATATGTGATGAGGTCACCGATAGGTTCGCGCGATGGAATAAGCATTACAAAAAAATGTAAAGATCCGGTTGGTGCATTTAAATTTTTAGATACTTTATGTTCGATGGAAGCTCAAAAACTAATGTATTGGGGAATAAAAGGTGTTGATTATAGTGTTGACAAAAATGGGAAAATGTATTTAACAGATCAACAAAAGAAAAATAGAGAGGACCCACAATATAGGAGGAAGAGAGGACTTGGTTATTGGTGGACATTTCCACATGCATATCTGAAGTTGCAGGATGGAAACTATAGAGAACCTGGTTTTGATCCGGATTACGTATATAAGAACTTTACATCAGCAGAGAAAAAAGTTCTTGATGCTTATAAAGCAAAAACCTTTATGCAACTTCCATTTACAGACCCACCATTAGAAACACCATATGGTTTTGCATGGGAAATCAATATTCCTGCTGAAAGAAAAGATGTTACAATTGCTCAACAAAAAATGAGTGAGGTAAGAAGAAAATATTTGCCAAGACTCGTAATGGCAAAGCCAGGTGAATACGATAAAATATGGAATGAATTTGTTAAGGAATTTGAAAAAACAAACTACAAAGTTTACGAAAAATTTAAGACAGAAATAATTAAGTGGAAAGTAAAAAATTGGAACTAA
- a CDS encoding alpha/beta hydrolase, translated as MAIMQINFYSKMLKKNTTILAILPVDKPDKKFQKDVDSENLKTLYLLHGYAGNYMDWLCGARIVELSMRYNVAVFLPSGENSFYLDDEEKEEYFGEFVGNEIIEFTRNVFPIPQKREKTFIGGLSMGGYGALRNGLKYNKNFAGIIALSSALIIHKIAGIPKDYRNAYASYNYYRRVFGDLNSLIGSDKDINALVTKLKQEKGSIPKIYMACGKDDFLVQENRDLFNFLKNEGIDVIYEEDEGGHDWDFWNKHIKKAFEWLNKLSN; from the coding sequence ATGGCTATCATGCAAATCAACTTTTATTCAAAGATGTTGAAGAAGAACACAACAATTTTGGCTATTTTACCCGTAGATAAACCAGATAAGAAGTTCCAGAAAGATGTTGATAGTGAAAATTTGAAAACCTTATATCTTTTGCATGGTTATGCTGGTAACTACATGGATTGGTTGTGTGGAGCCCGAATTGTTGAATTATCAATGCGATATAATGTTGCTGTGTTTCTCCCATCAGGTGAAAATAGTTTTTATTTAGATGATGAAGAAAAGGAAGAATATTTTGGTGAATTTGTAGGAAATGAAATTATAGAATTTACAAGAAACGTTTTTCCTATTCCTCAAAAAAGAGAAAAAACTTTTATTGGCGGTTTATCAATGGGAGGTTACGGTGCTCTTAGAAATGGGCTTAAATATAATAAGAATTTTGCAGGTATAATAGCTTTATCATCAGCACTAATAATTCATAAGATTGCAGGCATTCCTAAGGATTATAGAAATGCTTATGCAAGTTATAACTATTATAGACGAGTATTTGGAGACCTAAACTCTTTAATAGGTAGCGATAAAGACATAAATGCCTTAGTTACTAAGCTAAAACAAGAAAAGGGTAGTATTCCAAAAATATACATGGCATGTGGCAAGGATGACTTTTTGGTTCAAGAAAACAGAGATTTATTTAATTTTTTGAAAAATGAAGGTATAGACGTGATTTATGAGGAAGACGAAGGTGGACATGATTGGGATTTTTGGAACAAACATATTAAAAAAGCTTTCGAGTGGCTAAATAAGCTTTCTAATTAA
- a CDS encoding endo-1,4-beta-xylanase — protein MLNLSLAKTYKDYFKIGAAVTAKDLEGVHREILLKHFNSLTPENAMKFENIHPEEQRYNFEEVDRIRNFAIENNMKMRGHTFVWHNQTPGWVFLDKNGEEASKELVIERLREHIKTLCERYKDVVYAWDVVNEAVEDKTEKLLRESNWRKIIGDDYIKIAFEIAREYAGDAKLFYNDYNNEMPYKLEKTYKVLKELLERGTPIDGIGIQAHWNIWDKNLVSNLKKAIEVYASLGLEIHITELDISVFEFEDRRTDLFEPTPEMLELQAKVYEDVFAVFREYKDVITSVTLWGISDRHTWKDNFPVKGRKDWPLLFDVNGKPKEALYRILRF, from the coding sequence ATGCTAAACTTATCATTAGCAAAAACATACAAAGATTACTTTAAAATAGGTGCTGCAGTAACTGCGAAAGATTTAGAAGGAGTTCATAGGGAAATTCTTTTGAAGCATTTCAATAGTCTCACACCAGAAAATGCTATGAAGTTTGAAAATATTCATCCAGAAGAGCAGAGGTATAATTTTGAAGAGGTTGACAGGATAAGAAACTTTGCAATAGAGAATAACATGAAGATGAGAGGACATACATTTGTCTGGCATAATCAAACTCCAGGGTGGGTGTTTTTAGATAAGAATGGGGAAGAAGCCTCAAAAGAGTTAGTTATTGAAAGGTTAAGAGAGCATATAAAAACTTTGTGTGAGAGATACAAGGATGTAGTATATGCGTGGGATGTGGTGAACGAAGCAGTAGAAGATAAAACAGAAAAGCTTTTGCGAGAATCAAACTGGAGAAAAATTATTGGAGATGATTATATTAAAATTGCTTTTGAGATAGCAAGAGAATATGCAGGAGATGCAAAGTTATTTTATAACGATTATAACAATGAAATGCCTTATAAATTAGAAAAAACCTACAAAGTTCTAAAAGAGCTTTTAGAAAGAGGTACTCCAATAGATGGAATTGGTATACAAGCACACTGGAATATATGGGATAAAAATCTTGTTAGTAATTTAAAAAAGGCTATAGAAGTATATGCTTCCTTAGGTTTAGAAATTCATATTACAGAACTTGACATTTCAGTATTTGAGTTTGAAGATAGGAGAACTGACTTGTTTGAACCAACCCCGGAAATGCTTGAACTACAAGCAAAAGTATATGAAGATGTATTTGCGGTTTTTCGAGAATATAAAGATGTAATAACTTCTGTTACATTATGGGGTATTAGCGACAGACACACATGGAAAGATAACTTTCCTGTAAAGGGTCGAAAAGATTGGCCTCTCTTATTCGATGTAAATGGAAAACCAAAAGAAGCCTTGTACAGGATATTAAGATTTTAA